CGCTGGTGCGGAATTCGTAGATGGAGGCTTTGCAATTGTTGGATACACGTTCTCAAAAGTCGATGGTCAAAAAGGTGCCGCAGACGTTTGGTTGATTGATATTGATAACGATGGCAACCTAAGATGGTCAAAGACATACGGTGGAAGCTTGGCAGATTACGGATATGACGTATTTATCGAAGAAGACGGCACAATACTCGTAGTTGGCACCTCGTTCTCCAGGAATGGGGATCTTGGAATCAACCTTGGTGGTAGCGATATTTGGCTGTTTAAAGTAAAATAAGTAATCTTAATAGCAATCGGCGCTCGAAAGGGCGCCGATTTTTTCTATAGCAAACTCAAAATCTATCTTGAAAAATTCCTGTATCAATGATAAAATAACATACGCCCAAAGCGAAGTGCCGAGGTGGCGGAATTGGCAGACGCGGTTGACTCAAAATCAACAGGGGTTCAAACCCCGTGCGGGTTCAAGTCCCGCCCTCGGCACCAAAAATAAAAAATAAAAAGCGGTGGAGCAATCCACCGCTTTTTTCTTGTTTCTGGTCGGAGTTATGGCTATCCAAGTAACCTTAGAACATTCAAGGCGTTCACGTTAGATTGACCAAGTATACCCGCAGTTGCCTGCTGCTGCAATCTTGTCCTTATCAAATCCATCATACCACGTGCCATATCTGTGTCTGTCAAAACACTCACGGAGGAGGTGAGGTTTATCATCGTATTGCTCAGTTCCCTTGCTGCACCTTCAAGCCGGTTTGTTACACTACCAACGTAACTTCTCGTTCGCGAAACATTCTCTATTGCCGTATCAAGAACTTTAAGGGCATTTTGAGCATTTTCAGTACTGTTAAGATTCACATTTTCAAGTCCTAAAGACCTAATGTCCATGCCTGGGAGGGTGATCCTCATTCTCTGCCCTTCATTTGGACCAAGTTGCACTTGCATGTCCTTAATATCACCACCAAGAACTCTTCTGTTGTTATATGTAGTCTGATCGACCACCTTGTTTATACCTTGTGCCAACTGTGAAAATTCCTGCTGTAAAGCCGCACGCTCATTTTCCGAAAGAGTCCCATTCGAAGCTTGAACTGCTAACTCCCTCATTCTTTGGAGGTTGTTTGAAATGCTTTGAAGACCGCCTTCTGCAACGTTCATAACGCCGATTGCATTGTACGTACTCATCATAGCTTCGCGATAGCCGTTGATTTGCGAACGTATGCGCTCGGCTATCGCTCCAAAAGCCACGTTCTGTTGAATTGGTACAGTTGCCTGTGCCAAACTCTGCATCTGGCTATTGTGATGCGTTTGTAAATTTTGAAGGTACCTAATAGCCCACATTCCTACGTTGTTATTAATCCTCATAACCATCCCTCCCTACCGGCATGGACGGGGAATAAATATCGCAAAAATCTAATAAACTTTATCTAGCCATTTCTTGTGCTCTAATATATTAGACCATCGATGGGTGAAAATCGTTCAAAGGGAATTTAGTAATAAATTTATAGGAACCAATGTTATCATTCCAGAAAAATAAAATCGAACAACGGCAAAAGAACATGTCAAAATTGATAAAAGTATCTTAAAAAAGGGCCAAAAACTTTCTGCGATTTGTTCAGTGAAAGTCGAAGCACAAGAGGCAGTAAATGGAAAAGCGCGGATAACCTTAAGCGATTTTTCAAAAACAGCATTTTAATGGTCAATGGGATATAATTTACAAGATTTTGTTATTGAATGCAAGTCTTTTTGCATAAGTGTCCGACTATTATCTACGAATAACGAAAGGAGATGGTTAAAATAGGTCTTAAAATCTCAAGGGTTGGAATAATAGGTACTGCTCCACACAGGTTTTTGGATATAACTTTGGTAAGTGAAGTTGAAAACTTGAGATATTTTCATTTCTCTTCTGATAATGAAGCGTTTCAGGCTCTTCTTGATGTTGGATTGGCATGGGACGATTTCACTAGAAAATTTAGCGGTAGAAGGTTTTCATGGGATACTTTTTACAGAAATTACGCGTCGTATTTACGACCTGAAAAGAAACTGATAGACATACTACCAACTGAAATGCTTCGAGTAGTAACGCACGAAATCTCGAAAAGCGATATGGTTTGGGTTGGGGACAATGATTTCGATAGCTCTTTCGTTTTTGCAACGCTCTTGGGAATACTGGGCATTCCATATGTATTAACTTTCAAGGAAACAAGAATATATCCAAACGAATTTGAGTTTTTTGCTCTTGAGAACGCAGAGCGAATTATAGTTCCACATGATGGATATTTGGAACTCTTAAGGAAAAAGTATAATAAAGATTTCTCAGAAAAAATAGAATATGCAGATGTCGATTGGCGCTCAAAAGTGGTCTACGATTTTCTTGAGAAACAAAAAGTTCGAAAACTATCTGAAATGGACAACAAATTTCATGTGTGCATTCTGAGCGGGAGAGTAATTTGGGACAAAAATGAGACAAGATCTCGTGGCAGATATTATTATGTAGACATAATTGAGGAACTCCTTAGGGCTGGATTTACTGTACATCTCCATACGAAAGCATTGATTAAATCTGTTAATGAACCAATCTTTGAAAAAGACAATCCATATTTTAAATTGAAACAAAGGTACCAGAATTCATTTTTTATTGAGGAACCGATTAATCTTCTAAAACCAGAAGGATATCTTGAATTAATGAAATATGACCTGGGATTACTTACATCTGGAGCAGCGACTGAGGACCCTGAGTTTATGGAGTTTGAGCAGTACAACATTCCAAACAGATATTATGAATACCTAATGGCTGGAGTTATCCCAATTGCTCCTGAAGGAACATTAAAGTATATGGAAAAAATTACAACAACGTCATCTTTTTCAAACATTGTAAAGAGATTCGTGATAAACTAAGGAATACTTGTATTTCAACAGTTCCTGAGAAATTCTTTTGCGACCTCATAAAGGTGGTAGTCAGCTCTTATTGATAGATTTACTTACAGAAACGGGGTGGGCGAATGGAAAGTTTAGTTTCCAACAGGATAACTCTTTTTACAGGCAACTTCAGCGGTTCTAATACAGTTGCTCTGTACAAATTTCTGAAATCAAATCAGAATATTTTTGACGTGAAATTAATTATTAGGAGTGGAAATAATTCCTTAGAAGAACTTGAGTTTATCAAAACTTCCAGGTTTTTAATTTATACGGCCTATGATCCAATAAAATATTCAGACGGGCAAATTGTTATTCAAACTTGGCATGGTTTTCCATTAAAAACCCTTGGTGTTTTAAACCAAAATGATTGCTTGCGAGATAATGGAATATACGTTGACTCTTTAGCAAGATCAGACATAGTTTTGTCTTATTCCAAAACATACCAGACATTTTACAATGCTTGTTTTCCCACATTTGCTAGTAAATATTACATTACTGGCATGCCACGAAATGATTTTTTATTTCTTCCTTTTGAAAAAGTAAAAGAAAACCTCGAAAGGATATTTGGGATTTGCAAGAGTTCTGAAAAGTTCATTCTTTTTTCGCCGACTTACAAATTATCAGGATACAGGGGAGATGACTATCTCCAAACATCGTATTTTGAGTATCTTGACCAAATTTTTAGTGATGAATTTGTTTCGTTTTTGGATGAAATCAACAGCGTTTTGTTTTTAAAACTGCATCCTGTTGAAAAAAGGTTCCTTGAATCTTCAGGTTTAATCAAGAAAATCTTTCAGTCAGTAACGAACCGACAAAGAATTTTCTTGATCAAAGACGAAGATTTGAAAAGAAATTTCACAGACCTTTATGAATTACTACCATGCTTTGATTTGCTTATAACAGACTACTCTTCTATTGCCTACGATTGGCTTTTAACCGACAAGCCTGTAGTTAACTATATACCAGACAGGGAATTATACAAGAAGCAAAGAAACTTTCTGGTAGAACCTTTGGAGTTGTGGGTTCCAGGAGCTATAGCTAAGAATGTTCACGAGCTTCAAAGGGAGATACAGAATTCTTTGAGTGACAAGAATTATCAGAAAAACAAAAGAGAATTGCTGAAGAGAATTGTACACCACTATATGGACTCAAAATCTTCGGAACGGGTCTTCAATTTGATTAGAAGTATCTATGAACAGATTGGTTAGACAGATAGACATAGACTTTAGAGGTGATAGCATGAGCTATTTTAACATGAGAAATCAGTTAGGTATAAGGGACAATCGCATAGCGCTCATAACACATAATTATTCTGGTTCAAATTCTTTGGCACTTTATAAGTTTCTGATGCAGAAAAAGCCGACCAACGTTGAGTTCAGATTGGTTTCTCAATATTCGGTGATGAATGATAAAGATACTAAAGATTACATAGCGTCTTCAAAGGTTGTCTTCACTACATTTGTACCCTTTAAGTTTAGTAAAGAGCAGATTTGTGTTCAAAGTTGGCATGGCTTTCCTTTGAAAACCCTTGGATTACTCGACCTAAAAGATGAAAAAAATTTGGGATATATTTTGGAAATGATAAGTAAAACAGATATTGTGTTGTCCTATTCAAGTCTGTATACTACGCTTTTCAATTCTTGTTTTCCACTGACATACGACAATTACGCAATCACTGGTATGCCGAGGAACGATTTTCTTTTCTTAGATAGAGAAACCTCTGTTAGAAATCTTGCCAAAATCACCAGACTTAGGGAACATGACCTGAGAAAATCACAAATCATTTTCTACATGCCATCGTATAGAGTTACAAAATATAGAACGGACAGACAAGAAACTCTAAGTATTGTTGAGGAAACTTTTTTCAACGAAGAGTTCAAAAGGTTCTTAGAGAGGGAGAACTACTTTCTTATTATAAAGCTACATCCATTTGAGGATTCCAAGGCTTACGAAATGATGGACCGTTCTCCAAGTAAGCGAATAGCCTTTGTTACAGACTCTGAACTAGAGAAAAATTTCCTGGACTTCTATGAATTGCTACCTGCTGGAGACATTTTAATAACGGATTACTCATCCGTCTATTTTGATTGGTTATTACTTAACAGGCCAATAATTTTCTTTGTTCCTGATATTGAATTCTATACTGAACGAAGGGATTTTCTATTGGAACCTTTGGACATATGGATGCCGGGTCCGATTTGTCACAACACAAACGAACTGATAAGGTCCATAAGTGAAGTTCAAAAGGATACATCATCTTACGCGTCTAATAGAAAATTTGTAACCGAAAGCGTACACGAGTTCAGAGATAACAAATCTTCCGAGAGAGTGTGGAATCTCTTTCAGGAGTTACTAAGTGGATCGCGTATGCTTCCAAAAAGTAAGCTAGTTTATAAAAACCTTGGCTTTTCGCCGGTGAATGCGATAAGCTACGAGTATCTAGAAAAAATGTTGTTGGAAGGCAGATTCGAAGAGGTAATAAAACTTTTAACAGAGGAGACCAACCCTACCGAATATTATCAATTTATGGCATTGGCAATCTCCTATCTTAATCTCGGCTTAAAAGAAGAAGCTCTAAAAAACATCGAAAAAGCCCGGACATTAAAACCAGAAGACGGCGAAGTCTTGGTTAATTATTCGGAGATCTTATATCTAAATAATAAGCTCTCTCAGGCGGCTGAGATAGCTATCCA
The DNA window shown above is from Fervidobacterium changbaicum and carries:
- a CDS encoding CDP-glycerol glycerophosphotransferase family protein — translated: MSYFNMRNQLGIRDNRIALITHNYSGSNSLALYKFLMQKKPTNVEFRLVSQYSVMNDKDTKDYIASSKVVFTTFVPFKFSKEQICVQSWHGFPLKTLGLLDLKDEKNLGYILEMISKTDIVLSYSSLYTTLFNSCFPLTYDNYAITGMPRNDFLFLDRETSVRNLAKITRLREHDLRKSQIIFYMPSYRVTKYRTDRQETLSIVEETFFNEEFKRFLERENYFLIIKLHPFEDSKAYEMMDRSPSKRIAFVTDSELEKNFLDFYELLPAGDILITDYSSVYFDWLLLNRPIIFFVPDIEFYTERRDFLLEPLDIWMPGPICHNTNELIRSISEVQKDTSSYASNRKFVTESVHEFRDNKSSERVWNLFQELLSGSRMLPKSKLVYKNLGFSPVNAISYEYLEKMLLEGRFEEVIKLLTEETNPTEYYQFMALAISYLNLGLKEEALKNIEKARTLKPEDGEVLVNYSEILYLNNKLSQAAEIAIQALEYVENDSHLYDILYDFTSETGEHEIALNFAHLAAASAPDNETKSLLSNKYKLLKNKRKVIIVFGELVNPELLYGLVKKGFEIIIPYLKNSDPSNRTFVRSLGATMVQYRNLFELLNQKEVSAVLCFGNAVGNYSSPFEISQIVRCLHEFTKTYEFLKTKNPKVVSIYGFNSKISLFEDQTFNSLLARSLSNVDLIIFPTENMKNYFESRFPELSSVKKQVMLLDTFVDFIAPSTESSKVNKFYLALPNNLEGYNPLPKANFGKIDFDLERINKLSFWSWKRNLKDLANRLGNFVFGLGYFGTFYTHKASLDDILTFSQKSSDMMLTDSLISHINHIINVPQDVLLYLALGLVPIVPENENDFYSLITKNGMAISIPKDCEYFEHFTVSETEIEEMRKNIRLSKHLWTTEKFLKFFDFLF
- a CDS encoding CDP-glycerol glycerophosphotransferase family protein, which gives rise to MESLVSNRITLFTGNFSGSNTVALYKFLKSNQNIFDVKLIIRSGNNSLEELEFIKTSRFLIYTAYDPIKYSDGQIVIQTWHGFPLKTLGVLNQNDCLRDNGIYVDSLARSDIVLSYSKTYQTFYNACFPTFASKYYITGMPRNDFLFLPFEKVKENLERIFGICKSSEKFILFSPTYKLSGYRGDDYLQTSYFEYLDQIFSDEFVSFLDEINSVLFLKLHPVEKRFLESSGLIKKIFQSVTNRQRIFLIKDEDLKRNFTDLYELLPCFDLLITDYSSIAYDWLLTDKPVVNYIPDRELYKKQRNFLVEPLELWVPGAIAKNVHELQREIQNSLSDKNYQKNKRELLKRIVHHYMDSKSSERVFNLIRSIYEQIG
- a CDS encoding flagellin, translating into MRINNNVGMWAIRYLQNLQTHHNSQMQSLAQATVPIQQNVAFGAIAERIRSQINGYREAMMSTYNAIGVMNVAEGGLQSISNNLQRMRELAVQASNGTLSENERAALQQEFSQLAQGINKVVDQTTYNNRRVLGGDIKDMQVQLGPNEGQRMRITLPGMDIRSLGLENVNLNSTENAQNALKVLDTAIENVSRTRSYVGSVTNRLEGAARELSNTMINLTSSVSVLTDTDMARGMMDLIRTRLQQQATAGILGQSNVNALNVLRLLG